The Christiangramia salexigens genome includes the window TAAGAGTATTGCTTCTATTATTGATTGCAAATATATAGGGAGTGATGATTTTCCGGTGACGGGAATGAATGAGATCCACGTGGTGACTCCCGGAGATATTGTATTTGTAGACCACCCGAAATATTATGACAAGGCTTTAGAGTCGGCTGCAACTATCGTTCTTATAAATAAGGAGGTGGAATGTCCTGAAGGAAAAGCTCTGTTGATTTCAGATGATCCTTTCAGAGACTTTAATAAGCTCACAAAACATTTTAAACCTTTTCAGGCCTCCAATAAATCCATTGCAGAAAATGCTAAAATCGGCGAGGGAACAGTTATTCAACCTAACGTATTTTTAGGTAATAACGTTATTATAGGTGAGAATTGTCTTATCCATGCTAACGTAAGTATTGGTGATAATTGTGTTTTGGGCGATAATGTGATCGTACATAGTGGAACCGTATTGGGCGGTGATGCTTTTTATTATAAAAAACGAGCCGATGGTTTTGATAAATTGCTTTCTGGAGGTAGAGTGGTTGTTGAAAATAATGTGGAGATAGGAGCAAATTGTACTATAGATCGTGGTGTAACCGGAGATACGATCCTTGGGGAGGGAAGTAAGCTGGATAATTTAATTCAGATAGGACATGATACCGTTGTGGGTAAAAAATGTTTAATTGCTTCTCAGGTAGGAATTGCCGGCTGTGTTGTTATTGAAGATGATGTTACGATCTGGGGACAGGTTGGAATTAGAAGTGACATTACAATTGCGACAGGAACAGTGCTTATGGCTCAATGCGGAGTGTCAAAAGATACTACACCTCACACAACCTATTGGGGCACGCCTTTTGGGGAGGTGAGAACAAAACTTAAAGAATACGCGGCAATTAAAAGACTGCCGGAGATTGTAAAAAATATAAAATAGGATATATCATGAGTAAAAAAGCGAGAGATATCGTTGAGAAATTTTAT containing:
- a CDS encoding UDP-3-O-(3-hydroxymyristoyl)glucosamine N-acyltransferase gives rise to the protein MKFPDTYSLKSIASIIDCKYIGSDDFPVTGMNEIHVVTPGDIVFVDHPKYYDKALESAATIVLINKEVECPEGKALLISDDPFRDFNKLTKHFKPFQASNKSIAENAKIGEGTVIQPNVFLGNNVIIGENCLIHANVSIGDNCVLGDNVIVHSGTVLGGDAFYYKKRADGFDKLLSGGRVVVENNVEIGANCTIDRGVTGDTILGEGSKLDNLIQIGHDTVVGKKCLIASQVGIAGCVVIEDDVTIWGQVGIRSDITIATGTVLMAQCGVSKDTTPHTTYWGTPFGEVRTKLKEYAAIKRLPEIVKNIK